GACCGAATAACAATAGTGACTCCGAGTTGAAGCTCGTTGGCGAGTATGGCCTGCGCAACAAGCGTGAGGTCTGGCGAGTCGGTCTGACTCTGTCCAAGATCCGTCGTGCTGCCCGGTATGTGAACCTCAGCACTTTTTTGTGTGCgctggagaggaagaggtttcTAACCAATTGTACAGTCAGCTTCTTACCCTCGACGAGAAGGACCCCAAGCGTCTCTTCGAAGGCAATGCCCTCATTCGACGTCTCGTCCGTGTCGGTGTCCTTGACGAGTCCCGCATGAAGCTCGATTACGTCCTGGCTCTTAAGATCGAGGATTTCCTTGAGCGCCGTCTCCAGACCTGTGTCTGGAAGCTCGGTCTTGCCAAGTCTATCCACCACGCCCGTGTTCTGATCCGCCAGCGTCACATCCGAGTCGGAAAGCAGATCGTCAACGTTCCCTCTTTCATCGTCCGTCTCGACTCCCAGAAGCACATCGACTTCGCTCTGACCTCGCCCTTCGGCGGTGGCCGTCCCGGCCGTGTCCGCAGAAAGAAGGCcgccgctgctgctggcggtgagggtggtgaggacgaggaggacgaggagtaAATGCAACCAAAAATGCAAAAACGATTCCCCCTGTCTAGGGCACTTGGTGATGGAATACCACTCATGGGAAGGGGATTCTCTTCATAGCTTGCGGCGTTGGCCAGAGGATAAAAATGGAATGATTTCACCGGATAACGACAAACAAAATTTTCCCGGTGTCTCTCCACCTGTGTACATGAATCTCATGAAACATGAATCCAATCACGACATCCACCCATAATCTTGATTTGCTGTGAAAGTTTCAATGTCAATGTAGCTGTCGCCGTGTATTTGATGCTCATGGTACGTAACAGCATTGTAAAATGTATAGTAATGCATCGCTATGATAAAAGTTCATCCTTGCCCAGCAGCTTTGCCATTGGGTCGTTCGTCACCGTCCGTTTCCTCCTATACTCATCCATTTCCTCTTCTGTCACA
The window above is part of the Fusarium musae strain F31 chromosome 6, whole genome shotgun sequence genome. Proteins encoded here:
- the RPS9 gene encoding 40S ribosomal protein S9 (EggNog:ENOG41) — protein: MPPRAHSKTSRVPRRPFESARLDSELKLVGEYGLRNKREVWRVGLTLSKIRRAARQLLTLDEKDPKRLFEGNALIRRLVRVGVLDESRMKLDYVLALKIEDFLERRLQTCVWKLGLAKSIHHARVLIRQRHIRVGKQIVNVPSFIVRLDSQKHIDFALTSPFGGGRPGRVRRKKAAAAAGGEGGEDEEDEE